TAACTTAAAATCTTGTAATAATGAACCATCTGCATGCGGACTTGTAGCTACAATTTTGTAGCCCTTGTTTCTTAATGAATCGATAACCTGTTTTGAATCTTGATAACGTTTAATATCTACCCATTTCTGTGCTCCCATGGCAATTTCTTCATCTAGGCGTTTACCATATTTACCCTCTATTAAATGTGCTGTCTGTATTCCAAAAGATTCGCAACTTCTAACTACCGCACTGGTATTATGCATTTGAAAAACATCTTCTACCGCGACTGTTATATAATTAGTCCGCTGACTCATTATATCCGTAAACCTTTCTTTCCTATTTTCTGAAATTAACTCTTCTAAATAAGCTAAAAGCTTCATATCTATCATACAACCAAGATAAGAAAAGTATATTTTTAAACTCAAACTAATACTTCAGGTGAAAAACATTGCAATTTTAACAGGAGCCGGAATATCCGCAGAAAGCGGATTAAAAACCTTTAGAGATTCTAACGGTCTCTGGGAAGGTCATGATGTTATGACAGTTGCTTCTCCTGAAGGTTTTCAAAGTAATCCTAAATTAGTTTTGGATTTTTACAATCAACGTAGAAGACAATTATTAAAAGTTCAACCAAATAATGCGCATAAAGCCTTAGTTCATTTAGAAAAACACTTTAACGCGCATGTTATAACGCAGAATGTAGATGATTTACATGAACGTGCAGGAAGCTCAAAAGTAATTCATTTACATGGCGAGCTGTTAAAAGCGCGTAGTACCGTTAATAAGGAAGATATTTTTGAATGGAAGAAAGATATCTTATTAGGAGATTATTGCAAGTGCGGTTACCAAATAAGGCCACATATTGTTTGGTTTGGAGAAGAAGTACCCCTATTAGATACAGCCATAAACATAACAGAACAGGCAGATATCATCATTATTATTGGTACGTCTATGCAGGTATACCCAGCTGCAAGTTTAATAAATTTCGCAAAACCTAATACTCCTATTTACTTCATTGATCCAAACCCTGTATTTACTAATTCTAGAAACAATCATATAACAGTAATTTCCAAAAATGCCGTAAGCGGTGTCCCTACTTTGGTTGCTTCCCTAATTGATAAATAATTCTGGTTTGTTTTGCCCATTCAACCACATCATTTATCTGACTTTTTGAAAGCTTGGCTTTGCTATGTAAAAATGTGTAATCCGTTATAGGCATAGTACCATTCATCACTTCTTCTTCTATTTCTTCTAACAAATGGTCTTTTTTATCTAAAGAATAATTTTCCCATTCAGAAAAATTTAAATGTTCTTTACCTTCATTAACATGATTAGCCAGCCAATAAGAAATAGGTGCTATATTATTGTACCATGGGTACGTTGTATTATTACTATGGCAATCATAGCATGAAGTCGCGAATATTCTTTTTAGTTCTGGTGAAGGATTTGTTTCTTTTAAAAATATAGAAGTGTGATTACCTGCAGATATATTTTTTGTAGGACTAAAAAATTGCATAGCTACCAAAGCGATAACTAGCAGTAGGCTAATTT
The genomic region above belongs to Maribacter hydrothermalis and contains:
- a CDS encoding heme-binding domain-containing protein, with protein sequence MKVIKKISLLLVIALVAMQFFSPTKNISAGNHTSIFLKETNPSPELKRIFATSCYDCHSNNTTYPWYNNIAPISYWLANHVNEGKEHLNFSEWENYSLDKKDHLLEEIEEEVMNGTMPITDYTFLHSKAKLSKSQINDVVEWAKQTRIIYQLGKQPK
- a CDS encoding TrmH family RNA methyltransferase, producing MDMKLLAYLEELISENRKERFTDIMSQRTNYITVAVEDVFQMHNTSAVVRSCESFGIQTAHLIEGKYGKRLDEEIAMGAQKWVDIKRYQDSKQVIDSLRNKGYKIVATSPHADGSLLQDFKLDSKIALFFGTEKKGLSDYVLENSDAYLKIPMVGFTESLNISVSAAIILQHLTTKLKSSNVDWKLTSDEMLELRLNWTKKSIRSIDDILERYNTDN
- a CDS encoding SIR2 family NAD-dependent protein deacylase, whose product is MKNIAILTGAGISAESGLKTFRDSNGLWEGHDVMTVASPEGFQSNPKLVLDFYNQRRRQLLKVQPNNAHKALVHLEKHFNAHVITQNVDDLHERAGSSKVIHLHGELLKARSTVNKEDIFEWKKDILLGDYCKCGYQIRPHIVWFGEEVPLLDTAINITEQADIIIIIGTSMQVYPAASLINFAKPNTPIYFIDPNPVFTNSRNNHITVISKNAVSGVPTLVASLIDK